A stretch of DNA from Campylobacteraceae bacterium:
CTAATAAGTATATTGCCTGGGGTGATATTAATAGAGCTGTATCTAAAGATGTTTATGAAGACTTATTCGTAACAACAAAAAAACAATTAAGTAATAAAGAATTATTTGTTACAGATGTTTATTGTGGGGCTTCAAAAGATTCAAAAAAATCAGTAAGGTTTATTACTGAGATTGCATGGCAGGCTAATTTTATTCAGAATATGTTTATTATGCCAAAAACGCAAAAAGAACTGGACGATTTTAAACCAGATTTTACTATTTATAATGCTTGTAAAACCGTAGATATGGCTTATGCAAGCCACGGTATTCATTCAGAAGTATATGTTGTTTTTAATGTAGAAGACAATGTTGCAATTATTGGTGGTACTTGGTATGCGGGAGAGATGAAAAAAGGTGTTTTTTCTATGATGAATTACTGGTTACCGCTACAAGGTAAACTCGCAATGCATTGTTCTGCTAATATAGGAGAAGATGGAGATACTGCTTTATTCTTTGGCTTAAGTGGTACTGGAAAAACGACTCTTTCAACTGATCCAAAACGTCAATTAATTGGTGATGATGAGCATGGTTGGGATGATAAGGGTGTTTTTAACTTTGAAGGTGGATGTTATGCTAAAGTAATTAACCTTGATGAAAGCAGTGAGCCAGAAATTTTTGCTGCTATTAAAAAAGGTGCTATTTTAGAAAATGTTGTTTATGATGAAAATGGACTGGTTGATTATACTGATGGCAGCAAAACAGAAAATACGCGTGTTTCTTATCCTATAAATCATATTGAAAATCATGCCCCTGATTTAATGGGCGGACATCCTACTAATATTATCTTTTTATGTGCAGATGCTTTTGGTGTTTTACCTCCTGTTGCAAAACTAAGTAAAAAACAAGCTATGTATTATTTCTTAAGTGGTTATACTGCAAAAGTTGCAGGAACTGAAAGAGGTATTACTGAACCAGTTGCGACCTTCTCTTCGTGTTTTGGAGAGGCATTTTTACCTTTAAACCCTACTGTTTATGCTGAGTTATTAGGTAATAAGATTGATAAACATAAAGTAAATGTATATTTAGTTAATACAGGTTGGACTGGTGGCCCTTATGGTGTTGGTTCACGAATGACAATCAAAAATACAAGAGCTTGTATTAATGGGATTTTAGACGGTTCTATTAATGATTCAGACTTTGAAACTCTTCCTATTTTTAATTTAGAAATTCCTAAAACACTTGATGGTGTTGAAACTATTGTTTTAAACCCAAGGAATACATGGAATGATAAAGAAGCCTACGATGAAATGAGAAAAAAACTTGCAGGTATGTATATGGAAAACTTTAAAAAGTACTTGACGCTGGAGAGTGAATACGACTTTACTTCAGCAGGACCT
This window harbors:
- the pckA gene encoding phosphoenolpyruvate carboxykinase (ATP), coding for MSEIKDQLGLEQVQRVHRNSDIDFLIKHAVENEGAKVSSTGALMIDTGIFTGRSPKDKFFVNQDPSNKYIAWGDINRAVSKDVYEDLFVTTKKQLSNKELFVTDVYCGASKDSKKSVRFITEIAWQANFIQNMFIMPKTQKELDDFKPDFTIYNACKTVDMAYASHGIHSEVYVVFNVEDNVAIIGGTWYAGEMKKGVFSMMNYWLPLQGKLAMHCSANIGEDGDTALFFGLSGTGKTTLSTDPKRQLIGDDEHGWDDKGVFNFEGGCYAKVINLDESSEPEIFAAIKKGAILENVVYDENGLVDYTDGSKTENTRVSYPINHIENHAPDLMGGHPTNIIFLCADAFGVLPPVAKLSKKQAMYYFLSGYTAKVAGTERGITEPVATFSSCFGEAFLPLNPTVYAELLGNKIDKHKVNVYLVNTGWTGGPYGVGSRMTIKNTRACINGILDGSINDSDFETLPIFNLEIPKTLDGVETIVLNPRNTWNDKEAYDEMRKKLAGMYMENFKKYLTLESEYDFTSAGPQL